The Candidatus Methylomirabilis sp. DNA segment CTTCCTCTCGAACTCGGGGACGGAGGCGGTCGAGAACGCGATCAAGTGCTGCTACGCGGCGCGGCCCGCCGCGCGGTACGGCATCACCTTCGACGGGGCGTTCCATGGGCGGACGCTGGGCGCCCTCTCGCTCAACCGGAGCAAGGCGGCCCATCGCGCCTACTTTCCCCAGATTCCGCAGGTCCTGAGCCTCCCCTTCTGCACCTGCGCCGCGGCATGCCGTTGCGGCTGGGAGGAGGCCGACGGGACGAGCCGTCTCGCCCGCCTCCTCGCTCCCGAATCCGGCATCGTCCGGCCGGAGGAGGTGGCGTTTATCATTTTCGAGCCGGTCCAGGGGGAAGGCGGGTACCGCGTGCCCCGCAAGGCGTTTCTGCAGGAGGTCGCGCGCCTCGCGCGGCAGCACGGCATCCCCCTCATCGCCGATGAGGTGCAGTCGGGGATGGGGCGGACCGGGCGCTGGTGGGCGATCGAGCACTTCGGCGTGACGCCGGACCTCATCACCGCGGGCAAAGCGCTCCGGGTCGCGGCCACGGTCGGGCGAGCGGATCTCTTCCCGGCGGAGGCGGGGCGGCTCGGTGGGACGTGGGCCGAGGGCAACGCCCTCAGCACCGCCGTCGGCTACAGGACGATTGCAGTGATCGAGCGCGAGGGGCTCCTGCAGAACGCGACCCGGATGGGGGAGCGGCTCCTGGCCGGACTGCGCGATCTCGCCGGACGCCACCGGCACGTCGTGGAGAGCCGTGGCCTCGGCCTCATGGCCGCGATCGAGCTGGACACCCGGGAGCGGCGGGGGGCCGCGGTGCGCGCGGCCCTTGCGCGGGGCCTCGTCACCCTGGGGTGCGGCGTCAAGGCCATCCGGTTCCTCCCGCCCCTGGACGTGACGGAGCGCGAGATCGGGATCGCCCTCGAGCTGCTGGACGCGGCACTCGGCGCGGCCGCGACCTGACTTTCGCCGGCCAGGCACCGCTCAGGAGGGGGGGACCGGCTTTCCCTTCCGGGCGAGGGCCTTCCAGGTCTGACCCCCGTCGGCGGACTTCAGAAGGTCTGCAGTGAACGTCGCCATGTAGATTGTCTGTTCCCCATGGGGGGACGGTGCGAGGACGGCGATCGCATCCTCCGTCCCGAGGAACAGACCGGTTGCCCTCCACGTCTTGCCGCCATCCCCGCTCGTGATGAACCCCCGGTCCTTCCGCACGGCGTAGGCGTAGAGGCGTCTAGGATCGGTCGGGGAATAGGCGACGGCCGTCACGGAAAGTCCCTCGAGTTGCTCGCTCGCCGATGCCCACGTGCTTCCCCCGTCGCGGCTCACCAGCAGACCGGCCCGCGTCGCCGCCAGGAGGGTCCCCGATTCCTTCGGATGGCCGGCCAGGCCGAAGACATCCCGCAGGCCGGCGGCATCCAGTCGCTTCCAGGCCCCGTCCTTCGCCGAGACACGATACAAGCCCGGTGAGCGCATCACGTTCCATCCGTACAGGGTCTCGCCGTCCGCGCTGATCGTCATCGCATGGAAGTCCACCTGGCCCTGCAGGGCCAGCGGCCGCCAGGTCTGGCCGCCATCTAGGCTGATGAGGACGCCCATGGGGTTCGGCAAGCTCCCACCGTGCGGGTGGCCGCTGACAAAGACGGTGCCCTCCGTCCGGGGGTGGTGCGTGAAGCCCATATAGTCGTGGCGCGCCTCTCCCACCCATTCCCACTGGCGATCCTGGATCACACGCAGCAGCCCCCCGTGGGTCGCGACGAAGAGGACGTCGGGGTCCTTGGGGTCCACGGCGAGCCCGTGGATGTGGTGGAACTGTGTGGTTCCTGCGGGGGCTGCGGTTGCCAGGCCCGGGTGCTCGGCTGGTAGCACCATCAGGGCAACGGCGAGAGCGGACAGGATTCGCGGCAGCATGATGTCTCCTGGTAATTCAGGACGGGGTGAATGGTCAGTGTTCCCGGAGCAGGGTCGTTACGTCTTTGACAAGGCGCCCCATGGCCTCAACGTCGTTAAATTGGTAGTACCCGCGGATCCGGGCCCTGCGATCCATCAGGACGAATCGGGAGCTATGGATGAACGTCTTGCCCACCTGCCCAAGATCCGCCAGGGCAGGCGCCGGCCCGAAAAGCCGGCCCTGTACCCCTTCCTCCGGATCGACGACGCTGAGCCGGAAGCCCTCTAGGGCGAGGCGGTAGATCGTCCTCTTTTCCCCCGTCAGGAACAGCCACCGGTCCGGGTCAGCCCCGAAGCGCTCCGCGTATTCGGACAAGACCGCCGGGGTGTCGCGTTCCGGATCGACGCTGATGGAGACCAGCCGGAAGTTCCGTTCGGCCGCGAGCTCCTTCTGCAGCAGGGCCATCTGGGCGGTCTGCAGGGGACACGTGTCGGGGCAATGGGTGTAGATGAAGTTGGCGATCCAGACCTTCCCCCGGAGGTCGGCCAGGACGATGCGCTTGCCGCTCCGCTCGACCAGCGAGAAATCCGGGACCGCCCCGAAGACCTTCAGCCCTTCGAGCGGCCTTTCCTCGCTCGTCCCTTGTCGTGGCCGCGCTCCCTGCCAGGTCCAGAGGGCTGTCCCCAGGAGCCCGGCCAGCCCAACGATGAGAACGCCTGCCGCCCCTCTCGCGAGCCTGAGCCACCCAACCATAGGCCATCCTAACGTAAGGAACCGGTAGATGGCTTTGCCGTGATCATGTCAGGTCTCAAGCAATCTTGGCCAGCGTGATCATGCCGCCTTCCATGTGCATCGGCTTGTGGCAATGGAAGAACCAGTCGCCGGGATTGTAGGCGGTGAACTCGATGTCCACGGAACCCATGTGCGCGTCGACGTCCACGGAGTCTTTCACGATCGGCTGCCGGAGGCGCCGCCCGTTCACGGCCAGGACCTTGAAGGACTGGCCGTGCAGGTGCATGGGATGAGCCTCCATGCTCATGTTGGAGAACCGGACCCGGACCAGGTCACCCCGGCGCACTCGTAACGGGTCCGTGCGGGGATACTGCTTCCCGTTGATCGTCCAGGCGTCGGAACCCATCATCCCGCCACTGAGGGTCAGTTCGAACGTCCGCTCGCGCCCCGAGGGAGCGTGCAGCACGTCGCGGCCGCGCCCCAGGCCGTACCGCCAGAGGTTCAGGTCCCTAGGCCGCTCAGCGGGGGGGTCGGGAGTTCTGCCCTCGTGCCCCTCGTACAGGACGGTGACCTGCTCCCCGGCACCCGGGTGGCCGGGCTCGGCGCAGTACAGGAACCAGGCCCCGGGGCGGTCGGCCACGAAGAGCACGTCGTAGCGCTCGCTGGGGGCGATCGGTACCGCGTCCACAGCCACGGGCTCCACGAGCGGGTTGCCGTCGGTATGCGTCACCTGAAGCCGATGGCCGGCCAGCCGGATGACGTGGGTGTGGTCGGCACTGGCATTGATGAGGCGCAGGCGGACCCGCTCGCCCTTGCGGACCCGGAGCGGGTCGGTCGCCGGAAACGCCTTGCCGTTGATGGTCATCACGTCGTAGGCAGGGTGCTGGCCGCCGCCCATCATCCCCCCCATGCCCTGGCCCCCCATCATGCCTTTCATCATCCGGCCCATGCCGCCGCCCATCATTCCACCCGTGCTCCCCCGGGCCCCGGCGGTCCCCTCGCGGGTGCTCGGGAGCGGCCGGCCGGTCCCCGTGGCCCAGTCGTCGAGGACGAGGGTGTATTCCCGATCGGATGGGAAGGGGTCCCCATTCGCCGGCTCGATGATCAGGGGGGCATAGAGGCCCAGGTCGAGCTGCCTGTGCTCTTCGGTGTGGGTATGGTACCAGCGCGTCCCGGCCGGCCGGGCCTCGAACTCGTAGATAAAGGTCTCGCCCGGCTTCACCGGCGCCTGGGTCACCCCGGGCACCCCGTCCATCGGGTTCGGGACATCCACCCCGTGCCAGTGGATCGTGGTCGGCTCGGGCAGGTCGTTCTTCAGGACGATTCGCACCCGCTCGCCCTCCCGGAGCCGGATCTCCGGGCCGGGGACCCGGCGATTGTAGGTCCAGGCTTTGATGACCTTGTCCGGAGCCAGCTCCCACTCCACCTCGCGCG contains these protein-coding regions:
- a CDS encoding aminotransferase class III-fold pyridoxal phosphate-dependent enzyme; this encodes MNRATVAVQVKVQPPGPRAKRWAAYHLAAAAPATYVEGFIWDRTAPAIGPFCTDADGNVLLDFASHIGTAALGYNHPALLEEAARCAAVDPDRYAGTDFIGAAGPDPERAAFPTPAHLQHKLLELTAPFNFGRVFLSNSGTEAVENAIKCCYAARPAARYGITFDGAFHGRTLGALSLNRSKAAHRAYFPQIPQVLSLPFCTCAAACRCGWEEADGTSRLARLLAPESGIVRPEEVAFIIFEPVQGEGGYRVPRKAFLQEVARLARQHGIPLIADEVQSGMGRTGRWWAIEHFGVTPDLITAGKALRVAATVGRADLFPAEAGRLGGTWAEGNALSTAVGYRTIAVIEREGLLQNATRMGERLLAGLRDLAGRHRHVVESRGLGLMAAIELDTRERRGAAVRAALARGLVTLGCGVKAIRFLPPLDVTEREIGIALELLDAALGAAAT
- a CDS encoding SCO family protein codes for the protein MVGWLRLARGAAGVLIVGLAGLLGTALWTWQGARPRQGTSEERPLEGLKVFGAVPDFSLVERSGKRIVLADLRGKVWIANFIYTHCPDTCPLQTAQMALLQKELAAERNFRLVSISVDPERDTPAVLSEYAERFGADPDRWLFLTGEKRTIYRLALEGFRLSVVDPEEGVQGRLFGPAPALADLGQVGKTFIHSSRFVLMDRRARIRGYYQFNDVEAMGRLVKDVTTLLREH
- a CDS encoding multicopper oxidase family protein, with protein sequence NLTGVDGLSGLPLSRRAFLGVLGQAGLAGLAFSAGEASLLARPARAGQAGAGSRIREIQLIAREVEWELAPDKVIKAWTYNRRVPGPEIRLREGERVRIVLKNDLPEPTTIHWHGVDVPNPMDGVPGVTQAPVKPGETFIYEFEARPAGTRWYHTHTEEHRQLDLGLYAPLIIEPANGDPFPSDREYTLVLDDWATGTGRPLPSTREGTAGARGSTGGMMGGGMGRMMKGMMGGQGMGGMMGGGQHPAYDVMTINGKAFPATDPLRVRKGERVRLRLINASADHTHVIRLAGHRLQVTHTDGNPLVEPVAVDAVPIAPSERYDVLFVADRPGAWFLYCAEPGHPGAGEQVTVLYEGHEGRTPDPPAERPRDLNLWRYGLGRGRDVLHAPSGRERTFELTLSGGMMGSDAWTINGKQYPRTDPLRVRRGDLVRVRFSNMSMEAHPMHLHGQSFKVLAVNGRRLRQPIVKDSVDVDAHMGSVDIEFTAYNPGDWFFHCHKPMHMEGGMITLAKIA